A genomic segment from Malus domestica chromosome 05, GDT2T_hap1 encodes:
- the LOC114824772 gene encoding arginine decarboxylase — protein sequence MPALACCVDAAVAPPGHAFAGDSSLPASPFPGLPPATITTAADNSHWSPSLSSDLYRIDAWGGPYFTVNSSGNVAVRPHGTATLPHQEIDLLKIVKKVSDSKPECGLGLQLPLIVRLPDVLKDRLESLQGAFDLAIRSHDYGSHYQGVYPVKCNQDRFVVEDIVKFGSPFRFGLEAGSKPELLLAMSCLCKGHPDALLICNGFKDLEYISLALFARKLALNTVIVLEQEEELDLVVDFSQKLGVRPVIGVRAKLKTKHSGHFGSTSGEKGKFGLTTTQILRVVKKLDKLGMLDCFQLLHFHIGSQIPSTALLADGVSEASQIYCELVRLGAHMKVIDIGGGLGIDYDGSKSSDSEISVSYGLEEYASAVVRTVRNVCERRSVKHPVICSESGRALVSHHSVLIFEAISSSACDDAPPMSAFEHQYFIEGLTDEARADYLNLSAAAIRGEYEACLTYADLLKQRSVEQFKEGSVGIEQLATVDGFCDMFSKAIGASDAVRTYHVNLSVFTSIPDFWGIGQTFPIVPIHRLDQRPAVRGVLSDLTCDSDGKIDKFIGGGSSLPLHELEGDGGNNGGGQKYYLGMFLGGAYQEALGGVHNLFGGPSIVRVSQSDGPHSFAVTGAVSGPSCGDVLRVMQHEPELMFETLKHRAEECGQGDDGGMASAAVATSLARSFHNMPYLVSASSCSLTAMNNHGFYYCSEDDYGDIVADSAGAAAPVGEEEQWSYCCA from the coding sequence ATGCCGGCCCTGGCTTGTTGCGTGGATGCTGCTGTGGCGCCTCCCGGCCACGCTTTCGCCGGGGATAGCTCTCTTCCCGCGTCGCCGTTCCCAGGCTTACCTCCGGCGACCATCACCACCGCCGCCGACAATTCCCATTGGTCCCCTTCCCTCTCGTCCGACCTCTACCGAATAGACGCCTGGGGTGGGCCCTACTTCACCGTCAACTCCTCCGGCAACGTCGCCGTCCGTCCTCACGGGACGGCGACTCTGCCTCACCAGGAGATTGATCTGCTGAAGATCGTGAAGAAGGTTTCGGATTCAAAACCGGAGTGCGGACTTGGGTTGCAGCTGCCGCTCATTGTTCGCCTCCCTGATGTGCTCAAGGACCGGCTCGAGTCCCTCCAGGGCGCCTTCGATCTGGCGATCCGGTCCCACGACTACGGCTCCCACTACCAGGGCGTGTACCCGGTGAAATGCAACCAGGACCGGTTCGTCGTGGAGGACATTGTCAAGTTCGGGTCCCCGTTCCGGTTCGGACTGGAAGCCGGGTCGAAGCCGGAGCTCCTCTTGGCCATGAGCTGCTTGTGCAAAGGTCATCCCGACGCCCTTCTCATCTGCAATGGATTCAAAGACCTTGAGTACATCTCTCTGGCTCTGTTCGCCCGCAAGCTCGCCTTGAACACTGTGATTGTTCTTGAGCAAGAGGAGGAGCTCGATTTGGTTGTTGATTTCAGCCAAAAGCTCGGCGTACGACCCGTGATTGGCGTCCGGGCCAAGCTCAAGACCAAGCATTCGGGCCATTTCGGTTCGACTTCCGGCGAGAAGGGAAAGTTCGGACTCACCACCACTCAGATTTTACGCGTTGTGAAGAAGCTTGATAAGCTGGGTATGCTTGATTGCTTTCAGTTGTTGCATTTTCATATCGGGTCTCAGATCCCTTCGACGGCCCTGCTCGCTGATGGCGTATCCGAGGCATCGCAGATATATTGCGAATTGGTCCGTCTCGGTGCCCACATGAAGGTCATAGACATTGGAGGCGGTCTGGGTATTGATTACGATGGATCCAAATCTAGTGACTCGGAGATTTCGGTCAGCTACGGCCTTGAAGAGTATGCCTCCGCCGTTGTCCGAACGGTTCGGAACGTCTGTGAACGGAGGTCCGTGAAGCACCCGGTGATTTGCAGTGAAAGCGGCCGAGCCTTGGTTTCCCACCACTCGGTTCTCATATTTGAGGCTATTTCTTCCAGTGCTTGTGATGATGCTCCTCCCATGTCCGCCTTTGAGCATCAGTACTTCATTGAGGGTCTGACGGATGAAGCTCGTGCCGATTACCTGAACCTCTCCGCTGCGGCTATCAGAGGTGAGTACGAGGCTTGTTTGACGTATGCTGATCTGTTGAAACAACGGAGTGTTGAACAATTCAAAGAAGGGTCTGTCGGTATTGAGCAATTGGCCACCGTCGATGGGTTCTGTGATATGTTTTCGAAAGCAATCGGGGCATCTGACGCTGTCCGTACATACCATGTGAATCTCTCGGTATTCACTTCAATTCCAGACTTCTGGGGTATTGGGCAGACGTTCCCCATAGTCCCGATTCACCGCCTCGATCAACGGCCTGCAGTGAGGGGAGTATTGTCAGACTTGACCTGTGACAGTGATGGGAAAATCGACAAGTTCATTGGCGGCGGGTCTAGCTTGCCGCTGCATGAGCTGGAAGGCGATGGTGGGAATAATGGCGGTGGGCAAAAGTACTATTTGGGGATGTTCCTGGGCGGGGCTTATCAGGAGGCGCTCGGAGGAGTCCACAACCTCTTCGGTGGCCCGAGCATTGTTCGGGTTTCGCAGAGCGATGGTCCCCACAGCTTCGCGGTGACGGGAGCTGTGTCAGGTCCGTCATGTGGGGACGTCCTGCGGGTGATGCAGCATGAGCCCGAGCTCATGTTTGAGACGCTGAAGCACCGCGCGGAGGAGTGCGGGCAGGGTGACGATGGGGGAATGGCCAGTGCCGCTGTGGCCACCAGCCTGGCCCGGTCCTTCCACAACATGCCGTACCTGGTGTCAGCTTCTTCTTGTAGCCTGACTGCAATGAATAACCATGGGTTCTACTATTGCAGCGAGGATGATTACGGCGACATTGTTGCCGATTCGGCGGGGGCTGCTGCTCCCGTTGGCGAGGAAGAACAGTGGTCTTATTGCTGTGCTTAA